A genomic segment from Diospyros lotus cultivar Yz01 chromosome 5, ASM1463336v1, whole genome shotgun sequence encodes:
- the LOC127802592 gene encoding cytochrome c oxidase-assembly factor COX23, mitochondrial isoform X2 translates to MASSSSSRAQTPPYPSAARIADSPCYPQYTASLKCLEETNSDKSKCQEHFDVYKECKKKEREARLERNRNRSFFS, encoded by the exons ATGGCGTCATCATCGTCTTCGAGAGCTCAAACACCGCCTTATCCCAGTGCTGCGAGGATTGCTGATTCTCCATGCTACCCTCAGTATACTGCTTCTCTCAAgt GTTTAGAAGAAACCAACTCAGACAAGAGCAAATGTCAAGAGCATTTTGATGTTTACAAGGAATGCAAGAAAAAGGAG AGGGAAGCTCGATTGGAGCGCAATAGGAACCGCTCCTTCTTCTCATGA
- the LOC127802592 gene encoding uncharacterized protein LOC127802592 isoform X1, with protein MASSSSSRAQTPPYPSAARIADSPCYPQYTASLKCLEETNSDKSKCQEHFDVYKECKKKEVVLELQNRSLKLQPKWVSYVFTPGMNCSISRSDLCN; from the exons ATGGCGTCATCATCGTCTTCGAGAGCTCAAACACCGCCTTATCCCAGTGCTGCGAGGATTGCTGATTCTCCATGCTACCCTCAGTATACTGCTTCTCTCAAgt GTTTAGAAGAAACCAACTCAGACAAGAGCAAATGTCAAGAGCATTTTGATGTTTACAAGGAATGCAAGAAAAAGGAG gtgGTTCTGGAATTACAAAACAGGTCTTTGAAGTTACAACCAAAGTGGGTGTCCTATGTGTTTACGCCTGGCATGAACTGTTCTATTTCTCGATCTGACCTTTGCAACTGA
- the LOC127802593 gene encoding rac-like GTP-binding protein 5: protein MNTTTATKFIKCVTVGDGAVGKTCLLISYTSNTFPTDYVPTVFDNFSANVKVDGHTINLGLWDTAGQEDYNRLRPLSYRGADVFVLAFSLISRPSFENISKKWVPELRHYAPSVPIILVGTKLDLREDKQFQMNYPGASTISTAQGEELKKQIGAVAYVECSSKTQQNVKVVFDAAIKAVLQPPKSKRHRRKHKGCSIL, encoded by the exons ATGAATACTACCACCGCAACAAAGTTCATCAAATGTGTCACAGTGGGAGATGGAGCCGTTGGGAAAACTTGCCTTCTCATCTCCTACACCAGCAACACCTTCCCCACT GATTACGTTCCAACTGTTTTTGACAACTTCAGTGCCAATGTCAAGGTTGATGGGCATACTATAAACCTGGGTCTTTGGGATACTGCTG GGCAAGAAGATTACAACAGGCTGAGGCCTCTTAGTTATAGAGGAGCTGATGTTTTTGTCCTTGCCTTTTCTCTAATAAGTAGGccaagttttgaaaatatatcgaaAAAG TGGGTCCCTGAACTAAGGCATTATGCTCCATCAGTACCCATTATTCTAGTGGGGACAAAACTAG ATTTGAGAGAAGACAAGCAATTTCAAATGAATTATCCTGGTGCATCTACCATTTCTACAGCACAG GGTGAAGAACTAAAGAAGCAAATTGGAGCAGTGGCATATGTAGAGTGTAGCTCCAAGACGCAGCAG AATGTGAAGGTTGTCTTCGATGCTGCAATCAAGGCGGTTTTGCAGCCGCCAAAGTCCAAGAGACACAGGAGAAAACACAAAGGCTGCAGCATACTTTAA